Proteins encoded by one window of Aphis gossypii isolate Hap1 chromosome X, ASM2018417v2, whole genome shotgun sequence:
- the LOC126552316 gene encoding uncharacterized protein LOC126552316 yields MGKPQYIQKFRMEWLKDKAFADWLKKVPEDDSKAFCKSCLCSIRARRPDLVTHAATKKHKSATNAIQTHANRIKVVTPCTKTAQTEASLSLFISAHCSVLSIDHLGELCKEKFPGSKQAENLSLHRTKYESTDISVTKYLGIAIMYFSTQKSTIVTTFFGLEKLVECNAQAIVESVEKSLETYQIDIKNLIGIGTDNASVMVGINNGVHALLKKYNPNLILIRCVCHSIQLATSFACSQTLPRHLDFMISETYNWFSKSSLRQQSYLDLFKTMNDGHAPLKIVRACSTRWLSIESAVSRIIDQWLELKLHFQLARSNEKCFTAEVLYDMYCNEQNLAFFLFLRPALANVQSVNKLFESNNVDQTKLAIDLSTLVVSLGKLIVLPSFNFDPVTNENFINHLHPKPFLGYSFENKVTELKNNGSLNANGEQVLRDRCIKFTTILIQQLQQRLPENFKWRKINVLLWNETTNVVQFWVEVKNYTDACGENPLKELSELALTTLSLPFSNAEVERVFSQMNLIKSKTRNRMGTELLTSLLQIRSGLKRHVLQFWQH; encoded by the exons ATGGGTAAGCCACAGTATATCCAAAAGTTTCGAATGGAGTGGCTCAAGGATAAAGCATTTGCAGATTGGTTAAAGAAAGTTCCAGAAGACGATTCAAAAGCGTTCTGTAAGTCCTGTTTGTGTTCAATTCGTGCAAGACGTCCTGATCTTGTAACCCATGCTGCGACAAAAAAGCATAAGTCCGCTACAAATGCAATTCAAACCCACGCTAATAGAATAAAGGTTGTAACACCGTGTACTAAAACTGCACAAACTGAAGCTTCACTATCTCTATTCATAAGTGCTCACTGTTCCGTTCTTTCTATTGATCATCTTGGAGAGCtatgtaaagaaaaatttCCTGGGTCCAAACAAGCAGAAAACTTATCTCTTCATCGAACAAAAT ATGAATCAACAGATATTTCTGTAACCAAGTATTTGGGAATTGCCATAATGTATTTCAGTACTCAAAAAAGTACTATTGTAACCACATTTTTCGGATTAGAAAAGTTAGTTGAATGCAATGCTCAAGCTATAGTAGAATCAGTTGAAAAGTCATTAGAAACATAtcaaatagatataaaaaatttaattggcaTAGGTACAGACAATGCCAGTGTTATGGTTGGTATTAATAACGGTGTGCATgccttattaaaaaaatacaatccaAACTTAATTTTGATTCGATGCGTATGTCACTCAATCCAACTAGCTACATCATTTGCATGCTCACAAACTTTACCAAGGCATCTTGATTTTATGATAAGTGAGACGTATAATTGGTTTTCAAAATCATCTTTACGGCAACAATCATATTTAgacttatttaaaacaatgaatgATGGCCATGCACCTCTGAAGATCGTCAGAGCATGTAGTACTCGATGGTTGTCAATTGAATCTGCAGTATCGCGAATAATTGATCAATGGTTAGaacttaaattacattttcaacttGCTCGTTCAAATGAAAAATGCTTTACTGCTGAAGTTTTATACGATATGTATTGTAATGAACAGAATTTggctttttttctatttttgagACCTGCTTTAGCTAATGTACAAAGTGtgaataaattgtttgaaagCAATAACGTCGATCAGACAAAGTTAGCGATTGATTTATCGACATTGGTAGTCTCCTTGGGTAAATTAATCGTATTAccttcatttaattttgaccCAGTTACAAAtgagaattttattaatcactTACACCCTAAACCGTTTTTGGgttatagttttgaaaataaagtgacagaattaaaaaataatggctCACTTAACGCTAATGGTGAACAAGTATTAAGAGACAGATGTATTAAGTTTActactattttaattcaacaacTCCAACAAAGATTACCAgagaattttaaa tggcgtaaaattaatgttttactgTGGAATGAAACAACCAATGTTGTACAATTTTGGGTTGAAGTCAAGAACTACACAGATGCCTGTGGTGAGAATCCCCTAAAAGAATTGTCTGAACTAGCACTAACGACTTTGTCATTACCTTTTTCAAATGCAGAAGTAGAGAGGGTGTTTAGCCAGATGAACTTAATTAAAAGCAAAACAAGAAATAGAATGGGAACTGAGCTATTAACATCTCTACTACAAATACGATCTGGTCTGAAAAGGCATG tGCTACAATTCTGGCAACACTGA
- the LOC126552317 gene encoding putative nuclease HARBI1, translated as MVCGPNHEFYAVDANWPGSVHDARVLRNTNVFAAFESGWRPFPGAVLLGDSAYPLKEWLIPPRHQNPNDETEQRFNRKHKSTRRLIECSYGILKERFPCLNHLRTQPYKSGMIVMTCAVFHNIACLIDHEPTEEYVYNEEDNFQNIDEEYQEEAPNVGGMNRVNSLLDYFRRRV; from the coding sequence ATGGTTTGTGGTCCAAACCATGAATTTTATGCAGTAGACGCTAACTGGCCAGGAAGTGTACACGATGCCAGAGTATTAAGAAATACTAATGTATTTGCTGCATTTGAGAGTGGGTGGAGACCATTTCCCGGAGCAGTGCTTTTAGGAGATAGCGCATATCCATTAAAAGAGTGGCTTATTCCACCCCGTCATCAAAACCCTAATGATGAAACTGAACAACGGTTCAATCGCAAACATAAATCTACACGACGATTAATAGAATGTAGCTATGGAATACTCAAAGAAAGATTCCCATGTTTGAACCATCTTCGAACACAACCATACAAAAGTGGTATGATTGTGATGACTTGTGCCGTGTTTCATAATATTGCATGTTTAATTGACCATGAACCAACTGAggagtatgtatataatgaagAAGACAACTTCCAAAACATAGACGAAGAGTATCAAGAAGAGGCCCCAAATGTTGGTGGCATGAATAGGGTTAACtcattattagattattttaggCGTAGGGTATAA
- the LOC126551836 gene encoding uncharacterized protein LOC126551836 isoform X1, which translates to MMKIKTQNKLILLNAIRERKSVLFGNFKSTSNDEKVESWKSVHNIAQSLQLATSDRSWQFTRDKLYGLWKCRTLEKRDNKKGKFTGKAGGKKCQYDDVDLAILDILDEDSAIVQGLGLPGSSTFAENNTSIVKDNSLLLDTNMIPSTSDSTIDKSTITTSETSSSNPLDCQKNMKRKKALLDFSNKKTKADNENDRAELIKIEIYIRKLQALKLERELGLQPSIFTKDLVKESLIQEVELVNVPVLDLDASNTSIDLFGEFYFSVFACAFNNAYAVCVSYYG; encoded by the exons atgatgaaaattaaaacacaaaataaacttattctcTTGAATGCTATACGGGAAAGAAAAAGTGTATTGTTTGGCAATTTTAAATCTACATCAAATGATGAAAAGGtggaatcttggaaaagtgTCCATAACATAGCCCAATCATTACAACTTGCAACTTCTGATCGTTCTTGGCAGTTCACTAGGGACAAGTTGTATGGACTATGGAAATGTCGCACttta GAAAAGAGGGATAATAAGAAAGGTAAGTTCACTGGCAAGGCGGGAGGAAAAAAATGCCAGTATGATGATGTTGATCTAGCCATACTAGATATTTTAGATGAAGATTCGGCAATAGTGCAAGGTTTAGGATTGCCTGGATCATCAACATTTGctgaaa atAATACTTCTATTGTTAAAGATAACAGTCTCTTACTGGACACAAATATGATACCTTCAACTTCTGACTCAACTATTg ataAGTCCACCATTACAACGTCTGAAACTTCCAGCAGTAACCCACTAGActgtcaaaaaaatatgaaaaggaAAAAAG CGTTATTGGatttttcgaataaaaaaacaaaggcTGACAATGAAAATGACCGAGCTGAActcattaaaattgaaatatatataagaaaattgCAAGCTTTGAAATTAGAAAGGGAGTTAGGATTACAGCCATCTATATTTACTAAAGATTTAGTTAAAGAAAGTTTGATTCAAGAGGTTGAATTGGTAAATGTGCCTGTTTTAGATTTAGATGCTTCAAATACTTCAATAGATCTGTTtggtgaattttattttagtgtttttgcTTGTGCTTTTAATAATGCTTATGCTGTATGTGTATCATACTATGGGTGA
- the LOC126551836 gene encoding uncharacterized protein LOC126551836 isoform X2, which produces MMKIKTQNKLILLNAIRERKSVLFGNFKSTSNDEKVESWKSVHNIAQSLQLATSDRSWQFTRDKLYGLWKCRTLEKRDNKKGKFTGKAGGKKCQYDDVDLAILDILDEDSAIVQGLGLPGSSTFAENKSTITTSETSSSNPLDCQKNMKRKKALLDFSNKKTKADNENDRAELIKIEIYIRKLQALKLERELGLQPSIFTKDLVKESLIQEVELVNVPVLDLDASNTSIDLFGEFYFSVFACAFNNAYAVCVSYYG; this is translated from the exons atgatgaaaattaaaacacaaaataaacttattctcTTGAATGCTATACGGGAAAGAAAAAGTGTATTGTTTGGCAATTTTAAATCTACATCAAATGATGAAAAGGtggaatcttggaaaagtgTCCATAACATAGCCCAATCATTACAACTTGCAACTTCTGATCGTTCTTGGCAGTTCACTAGGGACAAGTTGTATGGACTATGGAAATGTCGCACttta GAAAAGAGGGATAATAAGAAAGGTAAGTTCACTGGCAAGGCGGGAGGAAAAAAATGCCAGTATGATGATGTTGATCTAGCCATACTAGATATTTTAGATGAAGATTCGGCAATAGTGCAAGGTTTAGGATTGCCTGGATCATCAACATTTGctgaaa ataAGTCCACCATTACAACGTCTGAAACTTCCAGCAGTAACCCACTAGActgtcaaaaaaatatgaaaaggaAAAAAG CGTTATTGGatttttcgaataaaaaaacaaaggcTGACAATGAAAATGACCGAGCTGAActcattaaaattgaaatatatataagaaaattgCAAGCTTTGAAATTAGAAAGGGAGTTAGGATTACAGCCATCTATATTTACTAAAGATTTAGTTAAAGAAAGTTTGATTCAAGAGGTTGAATTGGTAAATGTGCCTGTTTTAGATTTAGATGCTTCAAATACTTCAATAGATCTGTTtggtgaattttattttagtgtttttgcTTGTGCTTTTAATAATGCTTATGCTGTATGTGTATCATACTATGGGTGA
- the LOC126551836 gene encoding uncharacterized protein LOC126551836 isoform X3: protein MMKIKTQNKLILLNAIRERKSVLFGNFKSTSNDEKVESWKSVHNIAQSLQLATSDRSWQFTRDKLYGLWKCRTLEKRDNKKGKFTGKAGGKKCQYDDVDLAILDILDEDSAIVQGLGLPGSSTFAETLLDFSNKKTKADNENDRAELIKIEIYIRKLQALKLERELGLQPSIFTKDLVKESLIQEVELVNVPVLDLDASNTSIDLFGEFYFSVFACAFNNAYAVCVSYYG, encoded by the exons atgatgaaaattaaaacacaaaataaacttattctcTTGAATGCTATACGGGAAAGAAAAAGTGTATTGTTTGGCAATTTTAAATCTACATCAAATGATGAAAAGGtggaatcttggaaaagtgTCCATAACATAGCCCAATCATTACAACTTGCAACTTCTGATCGTTCTTGGCAGTTCACTAGGGACAAGTTGTATGGACTATGGAAATGTCGCACttta GAAAAGAGGGATAATAAGAAAGGTAAGTTCACTGGCAAGGCGGGAGGAAAAAAATGCCAGTATGATGATGTTGATCTAGCCATACTAGATATTTTAGATGAAGATTCGGCAATAGTGCAAGGTTTAGGATTGCCTGGATCATCAACATTTGctgaaa CGTTATTGGatttttcgaataaaaaaacaaaggcTGACAATGAAAATGACCGAGCTGAActcattaaaattgaaatatatataagaaaattgCAAGCTTTGAAATTAGAAAGGGAGTTAGGATTACAGCCATCTATATTTACTAAAGATTTAGTTAAAGAAAGTTTGATTCAAGAGGTTGAATTGGTAAATGTGCCTGTTTTAGATTTAGATGCTTCAAATACTTCAATAGATCTGTTtggtgaattttattttagtgtttttgcTTGTGCTTTTAATAATGCTTATGCTGTATGTGTATCATACTATGGGTGA